In bacterium, the genomic stretch GTGCAGCCGGGCCGGGATGAGGCCAAGCCCTACGCCCTCTACCTGATGGGCTTGCTCGAAGCCGGACGGGGCAATGCCGATACGGCCGAGACCGCGTTCCGCCGCCTGATCGTCGAATACCCCGTCTCCAATTACACCGGGGTCACCCTGGCCCAACTGGGCAACCTGTTGTACCAGCGGGCCCAGGACAGCGCCGCGGTGCGCGTGCTGGAGCCGCTGGCCACCGGGTTCCCGGACTCGGCGTTCACCGGCGCGGCCCTGGTGGTGATGCAGCGCGCTGCGGACCGCGCCCGCCTGGGCGAAAAGGCCATCCGGGCCGGGCTGCAGTACCTTTCCGGTGCTGGTGCGGGCC encodes the following:
- a CDS encoding tetratricopeptide repeat protein, with amino-acid sequence MRKASESILIVSLALLALAGPLSASKESLRLLSGAARQAQRGDTLTALEVVGRVLVQPGRDEAKPYALYLMGLLEAGRGNADTAETAFRRLIVEYPVSNYTGVTLAQLGNLLYQRAQDSAAVRVLEPLATGFPDSAFTGAALVVMQRAADRARLGEKAIRAGLQYLSGAGAG